A single Calidifontibacter indicus DNA region contains:
- a CDS encoding adenylosuccinate synthase — MPAIVLIGAQWGDEGKGKATDLLGSRIDYVVKFNGGNNAGHTVVIEQPDGSREKYALHLLPSGILTEGVTPVIANGVVVDLGVLFAEIDGLNARGIDTSRLQISGNAHVIPSYNKVLDKVTERFLGSRKIGTTGRGIGPTYADKMNRIGIRVQDLFDASILRQKVTAALDVKNELLVKKYNRRAVEVDEVVNDLLQYVERLRPMVVDSSLELSKALDRGDIVLCEAGQATLLDVDHGTYPYVTSSNAISAGACTGAGIPPTRIDRVIAIFKAYTTRVGEGPFPTELLDDKGEFLRKQGAEFGTTTGRPRRCGWVDTVIGRYATRVNGVTDFVLTKLDVMTGLETVPVCVAYDVEGVRHDEMPMSQSDFHHATPIYEELPGWFEDISHCRTWDELPENCRKYVEFVEERIGARISVIGVGPGREEVIVRHDLLAD; from the coding sequence ATGCCGGCGATCGTGCTGATCGGCGCCCAGTGGGGCGACGAGGGCAAGGGCAAGGCGACCGACCTGCTGGGCAGTCGCATCGACTACGTGGTGAAGTTCAACGGCGGTAACAACGCCGGACACACCGTGGTCATCGAGCAGCCCGACGGCAGCCGCGAGAAGTACGCGCTGCACCTGCTGCCCAGCGGCATCCTCACCGAGGGCGTCACTCCGGTGATCGCCAACGGCGTCGTCGTCGACCTCGGTGTGCTGTTCGCGGAGATCGACGGCCTCAACGCCCGCGGCATCGACACCAGCCGCCTGCAGATCAGCGGCAACGCCCACGTCATACCGAGCTACAACAAGGTGCTCGACAAGGTCACCGAGCGCTTCCTCGGCTCCCGCAAGATCGGCACCACCGGCCGCGGCATCGGCCCCACCTACGCCGACAAGATGAACCGCATCGGCATCCGCGTGCAAGACCTCTTCGACGCCTCGATCCTGCGCCAGAAGGTCACCGCCGCGCTCGATGTCAAGAACGAACTGCTGGTCAAGAAGTACAACCGGCGAGCGGTCGAGGTCGACGAGGTCGTGAACGACCTGCTGCAGTACGTCGAGCGGCTGCGCCCGATGGTCGTCGACTCCTCGCTCGAGCTGTCCAAGGCCCTCGACCGCGGCGACATCGTGTTGTGCGAGGCGGGCCAGGCCACCCTGCTGGACGTCGACCACGGCACCTACCCGTACGTCACGTCGTCGAACGCGATCTCCGCCGGCGCGTGCACCGGCGCGGGCATCCCGCCCACCCGCATCGATCGCGTCATCGCGATCTTCAAGGCCTACACGACCCGCGTCGGTGAGGGCCCGTTCCCGACCGAACTGCTCGACGACAAGGGCGAGTTCCTGCGCAAGCAGGGCGCCGAGTTCGGCACCACCACCGGCCGTCCGCGCCGCTGTGGCTGGGTCGACACGGTCATCGGCCGCTACGCCACCCGGGTCAACGGCGTCACCGACTTCGTGCTCACCAAGCTCGACGTGATGACCGGCTTGGAGACCGTGCCCGTCTGCGTCGCCTACGACGTCGAGGGTGTGCGGCACGACGAGATGCCGATGAGCCAGTCCGACTTCCACCACGCCACGCCGATCTACGAAGAGCTGCCCGGCTGGTTCGAGGACATTTCGCACTGCCGCACCTGGGACGAACTGCCCGAGAACTGCCGCAAGTACGTCGAGTTCGTCGAGGAGCGCATCGGCGCCCGCATCTCGGTGATCGGCGTCGGCCCCGGCCGTGAAGAGGTCATCGTGCGCCACGACCTGCTCGCCGACTGA
- the istA gene encoding IS21 family transposase: protein MLAVEDWAEIRRLHRAEGVPIKVIARSMGISKNTVRRALRAGGPPRYERVGRGSLVDAVEPRIRELLQVTPTMPATVVAERIGWEHSIRILRDRVSELRPVYLPPDPASRTVYEPGELAQFDFWFPAIELPVGYGQARTATRLPVMTTVTGYSRWSGGLLIPSREAEDLYAGWWQLVSTQLQGVPKMLVWDGEGAVGRWRARQPELTGDCQAFRGVLGTKVYICKPADPEAKGMLERLHDYLEKSFLPGRTFASPEDFNTQLAGFFVRANARRMRVLGCSPSDRVAADRAAMMPLPPVPPQVGWRKSMRLPRDYYVRVDSNDYSVHPAVIGRRIEIHADLDRVWATCAGEVVADHARVWAQHQTITEFDHAVAAKLLRRGRSDVLRSVAGAAMKDDAEVEVRSLGFYDKALGLVDGELS from the coding sequence GTGTTGGCAGTGGAGGATTGGGCTGAGATCCGGCGGTTGCACCGTGCGGAGGGAGTGCCGATCAAGGTGATCGCCAGGTCGATGGGCATTTCGAAGAACACAGTGCGTCGGGCGCTGCGTGCCGGTGGTCCGCCCCGGTATGAGCGGGTCGGTCGAGGGTCACTGGTCGACGCGGTCGAGCCGCGGATCCGGGAGTTGCTGCAGGTGACGCCGACGATGCCGGCGACGGTGGTGGCCGAGCGGATCGGGTGGGAGCACTCGATCCGGATCCTGCGGGATCGTGTCAGTGAGCTCCGCCCGGTGTATCTGCCGCCGGACCCGGCCTCCCGCACGGTGTATGAGCCGGGCGAGTTGGCGCAGTTCGACTTCTGGTTCCCAGCCATCGAGCTGCCGGTTGGGTACGGCCAAGCACGAACGGCGACGCGGTTGCCGGTGATGACGACGGTGACGGGGTACTCACGCTGGTCAGGTGGTCTGCTGATTCCCTCGCGGGAGGCCGAGGATTTGTACGCCGGGTGGTGGCAGTTGGTGTCGACCCAGTTGCAGGGCGTCCCGAAGATGCTGGTGTGGGACGGCGAAGGCGCGGTCGGGCGGTGGCGGGCGCGGCAACCGGAGTTGACTGGTGACTGTCAGGCGTTCCGTGGCGTGCTCGGCACGAAGGTGTACATCTGTAAGCCCGCCGACCCTGAGGCTAAGGGCATGCTCGAACGGCTCCACGACTACCTGGAGAAGTCGTTCTTGCCCGGTCGCACGTTCGCTTCACCGGAGGATTTCAACACCCAACTGGCTGGGTTCTTCGTCCGGGCCAACGCCCGACGGATGCGGGTGTTGGGGTGTAGCCCGAGCGACCGTGTCGCCGCGGACCGGGCCGCGATGATGCCGTTGCCGCCGGTGCCACCGCAGGTCGGGTGGCGCAAGTCGATGCGCCTGCCACGTGACTACTACGTCCGGGTTGATTCCAACGATTACTCGGTCCACCCGGCGGTGATTGGCCGCCGGATCGAGATCCATGCCGACCTGGACCGGGTATGGGCGACGTGCGCGGGCGAGGTCGTTGCCGACCATGCCCGGGTGTGGGCACAGCATCAGACGATCACCGAGTTCGACCACGCTGTCGCGGCCAAATTGCTGCGCCGAGGGCGCAGTGACGTGCTGCGCTCAGTCGCGGGCGCTGCGATGAAGGACGACGCCGAGGTAGAAGTTCGTTCGTTGGGGTTCTATGACAAAGCCCTCGGCCTGGTGGACGGGGAGCTGAGCTGA